Proteins encoded by one window of Plasmodium falciparum 3D7 genome assembly, chromosome: 4:
- a CDS encoding DNA helicase MCM9, putative has translation MTLSSSESSIFSETDDDSYKEEDYTYNRDENIKNIKIYNKIIIKLFLKNRKYYEQIKRIALGYISKIEDIEFCNVQNNEQDRNEHIYNFYFDAHDAIEYGENKLIYYLQNSYHKFMDVINNYSIPLFFRIIFLSCYFEFLNNEENEKKNNDDNKNNDDNKNNDDNKNNGDNKNNGDNKNNGDNKNYGDNKNYDDNKNYGDNKNYDDNKNYGDNKNYDDNKNYDDNKNYDNNDNDICNDNERKQGEEENNKDNNYYLDSNILHFHNVTTSPSNCLKEDFELFRTNENDMYEKENEHLWQDKNEEYNNIHNEKYINDKNSINNDDTKKKKKKTLDQVGKGRVKENDMDYFFNNFIEYDFCKDNDVMEQIDLYSSCLIKGILFSYMKYTFLKKEEIKLKINNCLKMIFVRHNIKIKCRLINIPYLHDIHINNIQEIENKHIGKFISTEGIITRVGEKKILEESKKYRCMRCDYVIKKNAAPELYYNTETFFRCPNIIVNTKKMSSDILYDINDKITKEFITKKMDKNKKKDDSVDHNFEDDNDNNHYNNPLYSNRTNQNEKGIYVKKRCNSTNFEFIENEIKRVDYQEIKIKETSKSNIPYSITVVLLENLAGKYHPGKNVIINGIVLRRWKRLYKDIRCDSELFIEANYIEIKELEQIKIKEISLDDDFSKYINSIVSKACLRDQQSVFCGEEEFMENASCGGNDNLCEQMEYDICSNKRGNINVDDINVDNINGDNINVDNINGDNINGDNINGDNINGDNINGDNINVDNINGNNINVGDKQICDSRGDDSPILKDINTVPQDNQCYPINTRLIPQNKRRKDEHINRQVNHISFTHLNSVDKRENVFEKYWFFFENNKIEGKKYICESICPNLYNCKLSKLSILLVLIGGNKINNEYESFYHENNKWIKYFSKNYKKSKKKSSIGNVVRDNLNVNEENEMVEDSYEEDSLEEMGERIRKKTRKGNKNEVKKNDIYQKENNIYNLYKTNDISNIQYDEMENTKEKRKRKQRQKQKQKQTKFESDNCDKRTLCHLLLVGDPGTGKSQLLKEVQKLSNICVNVSGMFCTTAGLTCAAIKEGNSFMLESGALVLADNGVCCIDEFCLMKNENKNAIHEAMEQLSISVAKGGIVDKLNCRCTIIGASNFEINKEVKGNLSNYDSKVIIINLSYALLSRFDLVVIAEDNSQIDYKIADYILSQDVEVKKGLDNEYVNNNDNIKNNVLDKNNMNSNMNNCKSTTCNNYTENNHLENLPGSYINNGHKKHNEPIGHDSIILSPFNSDNGNGGTFEKKQNKINKINKINKITWPSEKLKEYINYVKNGFFPNFDKSSKLILITYYSTLRKYNDGDNGTTVRTLESLIRLSEAHSKLILNKKVTSDDVINIILLVELSLRGYQIAIRTNANNILIARTGILENSAYLLQTYNSNYNTFYCLDDVLFDDSLYIYFKNIILEKLQLQEINGKIHKML, from the coding sequence tttataataaaataataataaaattatttttaaaaaatcgaaaatattatgaacaaataaaaaggatTGCATTAGGATATATAAGTAAAATAGAAGATATTGAATTTTGTAATGTACAAAACAATGAACAGGACAGAAACgagcatatatataatttttattttgatgcCCATGATGCTATTGAATATGGAgagaataaattaatatattacttGCAAAACAGTTATCACAAGTTTATGGATGTGATAAACAATTATTCGATTCCACTTTTTTTTCGGATTATCTTTCTTAGTTGTTACTTTGAATTCTTGAATAacgaagaaaatgaaaaaaaaaataatgatgacaataaaaataatgatgacaataaaaataatgatgacaataaaaataatggtgacaataaaaataatggtgacaataaaaataatggtgacaataaaaattatggtgacaataaaaattatgatgacaataaaaattatggtgacaataaaaattatgatgacaataaaaattatggtgacaataaaaattatgatgacaataaaaattatgatgacaataaaaattatgataataatgacaatGATATTTGTAATGACAACGAAAGAAAGCAAGGGgaggaagaaaataataaagataataattattatttggatagtaatattttacattttcataATGTTACTACATCTCCTTCTAATTGTCTTAAGGAAGATTTTGAATTATTTAGAACAAACGAAAATGATAtgtatgaaaaagaaaatgaacatTTATGGCAGGATAAGAATgaggaatataataatatacacaatgaaaaatatattaatgataaaaatagtataaataatgatgacacaaaaaaaaaaaaaaaaaaaacattagaCCAAGTAGGAAAAGGTAGGgttaaagaaaatgatatggattatttttttaataattttatagaaTATGATTTTTGTAAAGACAACGATGTTATGGAGCAAATCGATTTATATAGTTCATGTCTGATTAAaggtattttattttcttatatgaaatatacgtttttaaaaaaagaagaaataaaattaaaaataaataattgttTGAAAATGATTTTTGTTCGACATAATATAAAGATTAAATGCCGACTAATTAATATACCTTACCTGCatgatattcatataaataatatacaagaaATTGAGAATAAGCACATTGGGAAATTTATAAGTACGGAGGGTATTATAACAAGAGTTGGGGAGAAGAAAATATTGGAAGAAAGTAAAAAATACAGGTGTATGAGATGTGACTATGTAATTAAAAAGAACGCTGCTCCTgagttatattataatacggAAACTTTTTTTCGATGTCCTAATATTATTGTAAATACGAAAAAAATGTCATCTGACATTTTgtatgatataaatgataaaataacgAAAGAGtttatcacaaaaaaaatggataagaataaaaagaaagatgATAGTGTCGATCATAATTTTGaggatgataatgataataaccATTATAACAATCCTCTTTATAGTAATAGAACTAATCAAAATGAGAAAggtatatatgttaaaaaaagatGCAACAGTACCAATTTCGAATTTATTGAGAATGAAATTAAGAGGGTTGATTatcaagaaataaaaataaaagaaacgAGTAAGTCGAATATTCCGTATTCAATAACGGTTGTACTTTTAGAAAATTTAGCTGGAAAATATCACCCAggaaaaaatgttattatcAATGGTATTGTTTTGAGAAGATGGAAGAGGTTGTATAAAGATATAAGATGTGATTCTGAATTATTTATTGAGGCcaattatatagaaataaagGAATTAGAGCagattaaaataaaagaaatatccTTGGATGATGatttttctaaatatattaattctaTCGTGAGCAAGGCGTGTTTACGTGACCAACAAAGTGTGTTTTGTGGGGAAGAGGAATTTATGGAAAATGCATCATGTGGTGGAAATGATAATTTGTGCGAGCAGATGGAATATGACATATGTAGTAATAAGAGGGGCAATATAAATgttgatgatataaatgttgataatataaatggtgataatataaatgttgataatataaatggtgataatataaatggtgataatataaatggtgataatataaatggtgataatataaatggtgataatataaatgttgataatataaatggtaataatataaatgttggTGATAAACAAATTTGTGATAGTAGGGGGGACGATTCTCCCATTTTGAAAGACATAAATACAGTTCCCCAAGATAACCAATGTTATCCTATAAACACAAGATTAATTCCCCAAAATAAGAGGAGAAAAgatgaacatataaatagaCAAGTCAATCATATAAGTTTTACACATTTAAATAGTGTAGATAAAAGAGAAAAtgtttttgaaaaatattggTTTTTCTtcgaaaataataaaatagaagggaaaaaatatatttgtgaaAGCATATGTCCAAATTTGTATAATTGCAAATTGTCTAAATTATCGATATTACTTGTTTTAATAGGTGGGAACAAGATAAATAATGAGTATGAATCTTTTTATCACGAAAATAATAAGTGgattaaatattttagtaaaaattataagaagagtaaaaagaaaagtagTATAGGAAATGTTGTAAGGGATAATTTAAATGTGAATGAAGAGAATGAAATGGTAGAGGATTCTTATGAGGAGGATTCTTTAGAAGAAATGGGTGaaagaataagaaaaaaaacaaggaaaggaaataaaaatgaagtaaaaaaaaatgacatataccaaaaagaaaataatatatacaatttatataaaacaaacgATATATCTAATATACAATATGATGAAATGGAAAATACTAAAGAGAAGAGAAAAAGGAAACAAagacaaaaacaaaaacaaaaacaaaccAAATTTGAATCAGATAATTGTGATAAAAGGACCCTATGtcatttattattagttGGAGATCCAGGTACTGGTAAATCGCAGTTATTAAAAGAAGTACAAAAATTAAGTAACATATGTGTGAATGTGTCAGGAATGTTTTGTACTACAGCCGGATTAACATGTGCAGCCATTAAAGAAGGGAATAGTTTTATGTTAGAAAGTGGGGCATTGGTATTAGCTGATAATGGAGTTTGTTGTATTGATGAATTTTGtttaatgaaaaatgaaaacaaaaATGCTATACATGAAGCAATGGAACAATTGAGTATTTCAGTAGCAAAAGGAGGAATAgtagataaattaaattGTAGGTGTACCATAATTGGTGCTTCAAATTTTGAGATAAATAAAGAGGTGAAAGGGAATTTATCTAACTATGATAGTAAGGTGATTATAATTAACTTATCATATGCTTTACTTAGTAGATTTGATTTGGTAGTTATAGCTGAAGATAATAGTCAAATAGATTATAAAATAGCagattatattttatctcAAGATGTGGAAGTAAAAAAGGGTCTCGACAATgaatatgttaataataatgataatataaaaaataatgtacttgataagaataatatgaatagtaaTATGAACAATTGTAAAAGTACTACGTGTAATAATTATACGGAGAATAACCATTTGGAAAACTTACCCGGAAGTTATATAAACAATGGACATAAAAAGCATAATGAACCTATTGGACATGATAGCATCATATTGTCACCTTTTAATTCAGATAATGGTAATGGAGGtacatttgaaaaaaaacaaaataaaatcaataaaatcaataaaatcaataaaataacatggccaagtgaaaaattaaaagaatatattaattatgtgAAGAATGGTTTTTTCCCTAATTTTGATAAAAGttcaaaattaattttaattacaTACTATTCAAcattaagaaaatataacgATGGTGATAATGGTACAACTGTACGAACCTTAGAAAGTTTAATAAGATTAAGTGAAGCACATTcgaaattaatattaaacaaaaaagtAACATCCGATgatgtaataaatattatattgttagTTGAATTGAGTTTAAGAGGGTATCAAATAGCTATTCGCACGAATGCtaacaatatattaatagcAAGAACAGGTATATTGGAAAATTCTGCATATTTATTACAAACATATAACagtaattataatacattCTATTGCTTAGATGACGTTTTGTTTGAtgattctttatatatttactttaaaaatattattctgGAAAAATTACAATTACAAGAAATTAATGGGAAAATTCATAAAATGCTTTGA